One genomic window of Pseudomonas sp. LFM046 includes the following:
- a CDS encoding c-type cytochrome encodes MMGSINPVRRGVRRTWSLGLLVALLLTAPLLPAESRDEQWMLANGCTNCHGLDGIRSEGPIPSLAGLPEEYLFTMLSAYRSSALRGTIMNRAMEGYGDADLRKLSAYYAGLPGVPVRSDAAAPESEGQRLYENRCARCHDEQPEVPNVTGQSVEYLRAVMDDMRGGRREMSRDMAEALSGLDDSELQTLWRYLGGWSLRSER; translated from the coding sequence TGGGCTCGATCAATCCGGTACGCAGAGGTGTCCGTCGCACCTGGAGCCTGGGTCTCCTGGTGGCGCTCCTCCTCACGGCCCCTTTGTTACCAGCAGAGAGCCGGGACGAGCAGTGGATGCTGGCCAATGGTTGCACCAACTGCCACGGTCTCGACGGCATCCGCAGCGAGGGACCGATTCCCTCGCTTGCCGGCCTGCCGGAGGAATACCTGTTTACGATGTTGTCGGCCTATCGCAGCTCCGCATTGCGGGGAACCATCATGAACCGAGCCATGGAGGGCTACGGCGATGCCGACTTGAGGAAACTATCCGCCTATTACGCTGGTCTGCCCGGCGTGCCGGTGCGGAGCGACGCCGCAGCTCCCGAGAGTGAGGGGCAGCGATTGTACGAGAACCGTTGCGCCCGCTGCCACGACGAGCAGCCAGAAGTACCGAACGTGACAGGGCAGAGCGTCGAGTACCTTAGGGCCGTTATGGACGACATGCGCGGCGGCCGTCGGGAGATGTCGAGGGACATGGCGGAAGCCCTTTCAGGGCTGGACGACAGTGAGTTGCAGACGCTTTGGCGTTATCTCGGCGGCTGGTCATTGAGGAGCGAGCGCTGA